A stretch of the Filimonas lacunae genome encodes the following:
- a CDS encoding OmpA/MotB family protein, translating to MMKQTVTTAFIAIATAAMLTSCVAKRKLVDSEIKVRLLKSDSALQANQINLLQGELDSLKGTNSSLYNQNSNLQNKLSAANSDAEQKKSQLQQSKQQIEEQQRKLAQLQALIDQQKAASAELRKKMAVALGGFTSNELTISTKNGKVYVSLQENLLFPSGSAKVNEMGKTALAKLAEVLNVNPDISVNIEGHTDSIPIKGRFEDNWALSVARATSIVRVLVNEYKVDATRVVASGHSQFDPVQPNGTPEGRAKNRRTEIILTPKLNELYNLLEGVQ from the coding sequence ATGATGAAACAAACAGTAACAACAGCATTTATAGCTATAGCCACCGCTGCTATGCTTACCAGCTGTGTAGCCAAAAGAAAGTTAGTAGACTCTGAAATTAAGGTGCGTTTGCTAAAAAGCGACAGCGCATTACAAGCCAACCAGATTAACCTGCTGCAAGGCGAATTGGATTCGCTGAAAGGCACAAACAGCTCGTTATACAATCAAAACAGCAACCTGCAGAATAAGCTGAGCGCTGCTAATTCAGATGCCGAGCAGAAAAAGAGCCAATTGCAGCAAAGCAAACAGCAAATTGAAGAGCAGCAAAGAAAGTTAGCGCAACTGCAGGCTTTAATTGATCAACAGAAAGCAGCCAGTGCCGAATTACGCAAAAAAATGGCAGTTGCTTTAGGTGGCTTTACTTCCAACGAATTAACCATCTCTACTAAAAACGGTAAAGTATATGTGAGCTTACAGGAAAATCTGTTGTTTCCATCCGGTAGTGCCAAAGTAAACGAAATGGGCAAAACTGCTTTGGCTAAGCTGGCAGAGGTATTGAATGTAAACCCTGATATTTCTGTAAACATTGAGGGGCACACCGATTCTATTCCTATCAAGGGCCGTTTTGAAGATAACTGGGCGTTAAGCGTTGCGCGTGCGACTTCTATTGTACGTGTGCTGGTAAATGAGTACAAGGTAGATGCCACCAGGGTGGTAGCTTCCGGGCACAGCCAGTTCGACCCGGTTCAGCCTAACGGCACACCGGAAGGAAGGGCGAAGAACAGACGTACCGAAATTATAT